The Montipora foliosa isolate CH-2021 chromosome 1, ASM3666993v2, whole genome shotgun sequence genome has a window encoding:
- the LOC137997254 gene encoding D(1) dopamine receptor-like, giving the protein MAVNNSTATLAPDEYFVCRQATKPEFILYSVFLVLIMLATLFGNALVITAVYLFHRLRRMTNFFIISLAVSDLLVALGHLPLRIDQSVHNSNWCFDKTPNDVTTCAYWIVMDTVFSCASICNLVVISIDRFLAITKPFEYQNRMTKRVGFSLIAFVWLYAMLWGVLSLVDWTRNPNSTGEHIFVRFNTRTNERKCGKNDKVYYTSAMAVAFFLPLLIVIVTYSCVFRVAFTQAKAVALLDPNKGKKHILRELKATKTIAVVIGVFMVCWLPSFIIIVLSLWCKQCFTPFVTNKDLSLAVRIIFVFVLPVMNSSLNPVIYTVFNQEFRMAFSRMLCRSQAPRSTADVEFSVTEQTAFSATRAKVQTVGDSGRKTWFSMNGRGKGCS; this is encoded by the coding sequence ATGGCGGTTAACAACTCTACCGCAACATTGGCACCAGATGAATACTTCGTTTGTCGACAAGCGACAAAGCCCGAGTTTATACTTTACAGCGTTTTTCTTGTGCTGATCATGTTAGCCACATTGTTTGGAAACGCTTTAGTTATAACCGCCGTTTATCTATTTCATCGCTTGCGACGAATGACTAATTTCTTCATCATATCACTGGCAGTTTCCGATCTTCTCGTTGCGTTGGGTCATCTACCGCTCCGCATCGACCAAAGCGTTCATAACAGCAACTGGTGTTTCGACAAGACGCCCAACGATGTGACAACCTGCGCCTATTGGATAGTCATGGACACTGTGTTTAGCTGCGCTTCCATCTGCAATCTGGTTGTCATATCAATTGATCGTTTTTTAGCCATCACCAAACCTTTTGAATACCAAAACAGAATGACCAAACGAGTTGGCTTCTCGCTCATCGCGTTTGTTTGGTTATATGCCATGCTGTGGGGCGTTCTTAGCTTGGTCGATTGGACAAGGAATCCTAATTCCACCGGCGAGCATATCTTCGTTCGCTTCAATACGCGAACGAACGAGAGAAAATGCGGCAAGAATGACAAGGTGTATTACACCTCAGCTATGGCTGTGGCATTTTTCCTCCCTCTTCTAATAGTCATCGTAACTTATTCCTGCGTTTTCCGGGTAGCGTTTACGCAGGCGAAAGCGGTGGCGTTGCTGGACCCTAACAAGGGGAAGAAACATATTTTGCGCGAACTGAAAGCGACCAAGACTATTGCTGTTGTTATAGGAGTATTTATGGTGTGTTGGTTGCCGAGTTTTATTATCATTGTATTAAGCTTGTGGTGTAAGCAGTGCTTTACACCGTTTGTTACGAACAAAGATCTTTCTCTTGCTGTCAGGATCATATTTGTATTCGTTCTGCCGGTGATGAACAGCTCGCTAAATCCCGTGATTTATACGGTGTTCAACCAAGAGTTCCGAATGGCCTTCAGCCGGATGCTCTGCAGAAGTCAGGCTCCACGGAGTACGGCCGACGTCGAGTTCTCGGTGACTGAGCAGACAGCTTTCAGTGCAACTCGAGCGAAAGTTCAAACTGTGGGAGACAGCGGACGAAAAACTTGGTTCAGCATGAATGGCCGAGGCAAGGGTTGTAGTTAG